A portion of the Tenacibaculum todarodis genome contains these proteins:
- a CDS encoding rhomboid family intramembrane serine protease encodes MINDKELKFSKLTFLIPILSVVIIWFVYWVEINFNYNFNKFGVFPRTIKGLRGVFLSPFIHSNTSHLFNNSIPLFIFLTSLLFFYKKVALKVLAYGGFLTGFFTWIIARDSYHIGASGVVYLLFSFIFFSGILKRHLRLISLSLVVIFLYGSMIWYVLPIKDGMSWEGHLSGFFAGIIFAFLYKDKGIVKEEFQFTETEFDDMFDEEGNLILQEESYDVNHPEESDNVK; translated from the coding sequence ATGATAAACGATAAAGAGCTTAAATTTTCTAAACTAACCTTTTTAATCCCAATACTATCAGTTGTTATAATTTGGTTTGTATATTGGGTAGAAATTAATTTTAATTACAACTTTAATAAGTTTGGAGTTTTTCCAAGAACAATTAAAGGTTTAAGAGGTGTTTTCTTATCACCTTTTATACATAGTAACACAAGTCATTTATTTAATAACTCTATACCATTATTTATATTTTTAACTAGTTTGTTATTTTTTTATAAAAAAGTAGCCTTAAAAGTTTTGGCCTATGGCGGGTTTTTAACGGGATTTTTTACTTGGATTATTGCTAGGGATTCCTATCATATAGGTGCAAGTGGAGTTGTTTATTTACTATTCAGTTTTATATTCTTTAGTGGTATCTTAAAAAGACATTTAAGATTAATTTCACTTTCTTTAGTTGTTATTTTCCTTTATGGAAGTATGATTTGGTATGTATTACCAATTAAAGATGGTATGTCTTGGGAAGGGCACTTATCCGGATTTTTTGCAGGGATTATTTTTGCTTTTTTATATAAAGATAAAGGAATTGTAAAAGAGGAGTTTCAGTTTACAGAAACCGAGTTTGATGATATGTTTGATGAAGAGGGTAATTTAATTCTTCAGGAAGAAAGTTATGATGTAAATCATCCTGAAGAATCAGATAATGTAAAATAG
- a CDS encoding replication-associated recombination protein A, which translates to MNEPLAERIRPKKLEDYISQQHLVGKTGILTNHIKQGIIPSLILWGPPGIGKTTLANIIANESGRPFYTLSAISSGVKDVREIIEKAKKSGGLFTAKNPILFIDEIHRFSKSQQDSLLGAVEKGWVTLIGATTENPSFEVIPALLSRCQVYILNSFDKNDLVALLKRAMENDEVLKDKKITLKETDALLQVSGGDARKLLNIFELLVIAEDKVTITNKLVLEKIQKNTVRYDKTGEQHYDIISAFIKSIRGSDPNAAVYYLARMIEGGEDVKFIARRLLILASEDIGNANPTALILANNTFQAVSVIGHPESRIILSQCAVYLANSAKSNASYMAINIAQDLVRKTGDLSIPLHLRNAPTKLMKDLEYGKNYQYAHNYDENFINQEFLPDEIVNTKLYEPGNNTRENQFREKMRERWKDKYGY; encoded by the coding sequence ATGAACGAACCTTTGGCAGAAAGAATACGACCAAAAAAATTAGAGGACTATATTAGTCAACAACATTTGGTTGGTAAAACAGGAATATTAACCAACCACATAAAGCAAGGTATAATTCCATCTTTAATTTTATGGGGACCTCCTGGAATTGGGAAAACTACGCTTGCAAACATTATTGCTAACGAATCTGGACGTCCATTTTATACGCTAAGTGCTATTAGTTCTGGTGTAAAAGATGTTAGAGAAATAATTGAAAAAGCTAAAAAAAGTGGAGGTTTATTTACTGCTAAAAATCCTATTTTATTTATTGATGAAATTCATAGATTTAGTAAATCTCAGCAAGATTCTTTATTAGGTGCTGTAGAAAAAGGTTGGGTTACTCTTATTGGAGCAACTACTGAAAACCCAAGTTTTGAAGTTATTCCTGCCCTACTCTCTCGTTGTCAAGTTTATATTTTAAATTCCTTTGATAAAAATGATTTAGTTGCTTTACTAAAAAGAGCGATGGAAAATGACGAGGTTTTAAAGGATAAAAAAATAACATTAAAAGAAACAGATGCTTTACTTCAAGTTTCTGGCGGAGATGCGCGTAAATTGTTAAATATTTTTGAACTATTAGTTATTGCAGAAGATAAAGTTACTATAACTAATAAGTTGGTTTTAGAAAAGATTCAAAAAAATACTGTTAGATATGATAAAACTGGTGAACAACATTATGATATTATTTCGGCATTTATAAAATCTATTAGAGGAAGCGATCCAAATGCTGCTGTGTATTATTTAGCAAGAATGATTGAAGGTGGTGAAGATGTAAAGTTTATTGCACGTAGATTGTTAATTTTAGCTTCTGAAGATATTGGAAATGCCAATCCTACTGCATTAATTTTAGCAAACAATACTTTTCAGGCAGTTTCTGTAATTGGTCATCCAGAATCTAGAATAATACTAAGTCAGTGTGCTGTATATTTGGCTAATTCTGCAAAAAGTAATGCATCTTATATGGCTATAAATATAGCGCAAGATTTAGTAAGAAAAACAGGAGATTTATCTATTCCATTACATCTAAGAAATGCACCTACTAAATTAATGAAAGATTTAGAGTATGGTAAAAATTATCAATATGCTCATAATTATGATGAAAACTTTATAAATCAGGAGTTTTTACCAGATGAAATTGTAAATACAAAGTTGTACGAACCTGGAAATAATACCCGCGAAAACCAATTTAGAGAAAAAATGAGGGAACGCTGGAAAGATAAATATGGCTATTAG
- a CDS encoding RagB/SusD family nutrient uptake outer membrane protein — protein MKKIIYFIATVVLLTSMVACNDEDLNPTLTEDKDLETNISTYEDVVALLNGAYNRISSGSYYGRDYIIINEVRTDNTYSNANSNRFVEEGRMNILPTASNGAWSQIYRVIAVANALIQAEGVSGDAALINHAKGQAYAMRALGHFDLVKLYGQQHVSGGDNTLGVPYVTTYRNPDNYFQSRNTVAEVKTLALQDLDTALSLMSASLNDASKQTITTHAVNAIKAKIALYFGDLPTARDAALKVINSNAFTIASASGFASTFSTDSASNSIFEIAASGTDNLGINGLANIYRGASYGDIAVLQDLKDTYDSNDIRGGSQFISTVGGFIRNVGKYPTMGTFDDNISVIRYEEVVLIYAESIIAENPTLALTHLNSIPQNRNAVTYPVATQTNVLVERRKEFAFEGMRFHDLARTGKDIPLVDAINQTHGGPAYGSFNFAYPIPNEEAGVNANVVQNFGY, from the coding sequence ATGAAAAAAATAATTTATTTTATTGCTACAGTTGTACTTTTAACAAGTATGGTAGCATGTAACGATGAGGATCTAAATCCTACATTAACTGAAGATAAAGATTTAGAAACCAATATTAGTACTTACGAGGATGTCGTAGCTCTATTAAATGGTGCCTATAACCGTATCTCTAGTGGATCATATTACGGAAGAGACTACATTATAATTAATGAAGTAAGAACTGATAATACATATTCTAATGCAAATTCAAATAGATTTGTAGAAGAAGGGAGAATGAACATTTTACCAACTGCATCTAACGGGGCTTGGTCTCAAATTTATAGAGTAATAGCAGTTGCAAATGCTTTAATACAAGCTGAAGGTGTATCGGGTGATGCTGCGTTAATAAATCATGCTAAAGGTCAAGCATACGCTATGCGTGCATTAGGACATTTTGATTTAGTTAAGTTATATGGTCAGCAACACGTTAGTGGAGGAGACAATACTTTAGGTGTACCTTATGTAACTACATATAGAAACCCTGATAATTATTTCCAATCAAGAAATACGGTTGCAGAGGTTAAAACTTTAGCTTTACAAGATTTAGATACTGCTCTTTCATTAATGAGCGCTAGTTTAAATGATGCAAGTAAACAAACAATTACAACACACGCGGTTAATGCTATAAAAGCAAAAATTGCATTGTATTTCGGAGACTTGCCAACAGCTAGAGATGCAGCATTAAAAGTAATTAATTCAAATGCTTTTACTATTGCCTCTGCTTCTGGATTTGCATCTACATTTAGTACTGACTCAGCATCAAACTCAATATTTGAAATTGCTGCTTCTGGTACAGATAATTTAGGAATTAATGGTTTAGCAAATATTTATAGAGGTGCTTCTTATGGAGATATCGCTGTATTACAAGATTTAAAAGACACTTATGACTCTAATGATATTAGAGGAGGTAGTCAATTTATTTCTACTGTAGGTGGTTTTATAAGAAATGTTGGAAAATATCCTACAATGGGTACTTTTGACGACAACATCTCTGTAATTAGATATGAAGAAGTTGTATTAATCTATGCTGAATCAATCATAGCTGAAAATCCAACTTTAGCATTAACACATTTAAATAGTATTCCTCAAAATAGAAATGCTGTAACTTATCCTGTAGCAACACAAACTAATGTTTTAGTAGAAAGAAGAAAAGAGTTTGCCTTTGAAGGTATGCGTTTTCATGATTTAGCTAGAACTGGGAAAGATATTCCATTAGTAGATGCTATTAACCAAACTCATGGTGGACCTGCTTACGGTAGTTTTAACTTTGCATACCCAATTCCTAATGAAGAGGCTGGAGTAAATGCAAATGTTGTACAGAACTTTGGATATTAA
- the rlmB gene encoding 23S rRNA (guanosine(2251)-2'-O)-methyltransferase RlmB, producing MQNETTNIFGIRAIIEAIESGSTLNKVYLQKGLRGDLFFELDKLIKKNKISVSQVPVEKLDRLSKNSNHQGAVAQISQIDFYDLEQLIEKTKEDNKIPLFLLLDQISDVRNFGAIIRTAECTGVNGIIIQKSGSAPVNAETIKTSAGAAFKVPICRVDHIKDALYLLQASEIKTVAATEKTEDSVFDINFNQPIAIVMGSEHRGVNPSVLKMVDYKAKLPLLGDIGSLNVSVACGAFLYENVRQRTIK from the coding sequence ATGCAAAATGAAACAACAAATATTTTTGGAATAAGAGCAATTATAGAAGCAATAGAATCTGGCTCAACACTAAACAAGGTATATCTACAAAAAGGATTGCGTGGAGATTTGTTTTTTGAATTAGATAAACTAATTAAAAAAAACAAAATATCTGTAAGTCAAGTTCCAGTTGAAAAATTAGATAGATTATCAAAAAACAGTAATCATCAAGGAGCTGTTGCACAAATTTCTCAAATTGATTTTTACGATTTAGAGCAATTAATAGAAAAAACAAAAGAAGACAACAAAATTCCTTTATTTCTTTTATTAGATCAAATTTCTGATGTTAGAAATTTTGGCGCAATAATTAGAACTGCAGAATGTACTGGTGTGAATGGAATAATTATACAGAAAAGTGGTAGTGCTCCTGTAAATGCTGAGACAATTAAAACATCAGCTGGGGCTGCATTTAAAGTCCCTATTTGTAGAGTAGATCATATTAAAGATGCATTATATTTATTACAAGCTTCTGAAATTAAAACGGTTGCTGCAACAGAAAAAACTGAAGATTCAGTATTTGATATAAATTTTAATCAACCAATTGCAATTGTAATGGGATCTGAACATAGAGGTGTTAATCCATCTGTATTAAAAATGGTCGATTACAAAGCTAAACTTCCTTTGTTAGGTGATATAGGTTCTTTAAATGTATCTGTGGCTTGTGGTGCTTTTCTATATGAAAATGTAAGACAAAGAACAATAAAATAA
- a CDS encoding DUF1735 domain-containing protein, with product MKKYLSLLVLSIAFFTFTSCEDDSNATIQNIDFVSFETESFNFGVDIDGANTNEFNVYTSKVTGADRTYSITVNESLSTADPASYTVPASIVVPSGSNTASFPIEIKDLNIGSDGKTLVVEFAEQDGISTGKEMILNISQICPLNDVKFSMVLDSWPEEVYWRLSDSAGNIIGTSSATPGFGGYAGMSGSIALDFCLPNDTYLFEVFDGYGDGAGAISISLADGTSLFSSDGAYGSGTSGSFTL from the coding sequence ATGAAAAAATATTTATCACTTTTAGTTCTTTCGATTGCTTTTTTCACCTTTACAAGTTGTGAAGATGATAGCAATGCGACAATTCAAAATATAGATTTCGTTTCTTTTGAAACAGAAAGCTTTAATTTTGGTGTTGATATTGATGGAGCAAACACAAATGAATTTAATGTATATACTTCTAAAGTAACAGGAGCAGATAGAACATATTCAATTACAGTTAATGAGTCATTATCAACAGCAGATCCAGCATCATATACTGTACCTGCTTCTATAGTTGTTCCAAGTGGTTCTAATACGGCTTCTTTTCCTATTGAAATTAAAGATTTAAATATCGGTTCAGATGGAAAAACTTTAGTAGTTGAATTTGCTGAACAAGATGGTATAAGTACGGGTAAAGAAATGATATTAAACATATCTCAAATTTGTCCTCTTAATGATGTGAAATTTAGCATGGTATTAGATAGCTGGCCAGAAGAAGTTTACTGGAGATTAAGTGACTCTGCAGGAAACATTATTGGTACAAGTAGTGCAACACCAGGTTTCGGTGGTTATGCAGGAATGTCTGGAAGCATTGCTTTAGATTTCTGTTTACCAAATGACACTTACTTATTTGAAGTATTTGATGGTTATGGTGACGGTGCAGGAGCAATTTCTATTTCTTTAGCAGATGGTACATCATTATTTAGTTCAGACGGTGCATATGGATCAGGAACATCTGGATCATTTACACTTTAA